The window AGAGCTATGGGCCGAGTGGCTCGCTGGCCGCATCGAGGCCAACAGGGCCCGCACCTGAAGCGAGCGACCCGAGACAGGAGGAACCTTGGAGCGCACTGAGGCGTTGGCGCTGGTCCGAGAGCGCATCGGCAACGAGAACCTGGTGAACCACTGCGTTGCGACCGAGATCATCATGGAGGGCCTGGCGCGTCACTTCGGACTTTCTGATGCGGACGTGACCCGGTGGGGTCGCACCGGACTGCTGCATGACCTCGACTACGCCCAGACTGCCGAGGATCCAGCTCGCCACGGCTACATCACCGCCGAAGAGATCGCTGACATCCTCGACGAGGAGGGCATTCACGCGATCCTTGCGCATGCGGGCCACGTTCCCGCCGACTCGCCGATGGACCGCGCGCTTCTAGCCGCCGACCCCGCTACCGGGTTCATCGTCGCTGCTGCGCTCGTCCACCCAGACCGCGCGCTGGCATCGGTGAAGCTCGCCTCGCTCCTCAAGCGATTCAAGGAGAAGTCGTTCGCTCGCGGGGCTTGTCGCGAGCAGATGGACACCTGCGAGTCGATTGGACTTTCCCGCGAGCAATTCCTCGGCATAGCGCTTGCGAGTATGCAGGAAAGAGCCCGCGAGATCGGCCTGTAGCGCGCTTTGGCGGACCGCGTCCAGAAGCGCCGGGGCAGCGGCATTCGCGCATCTTCGGCAGGTACAGACTTGACCGACCGGTATATACTCT is drawn from Actinomycetota bacterium and contains these coding sequences:
- a CDS encoding HDIG domain-containing protein, which codes for MERTEALALVRERIGNENLVNHCVATEIIMEGLARHFGLSDADVTRWGRTGLLHDLDYAQTAEDPARHGYITAEEIADILDEEGIHAILAHAGHVPADSPMDRALLAADPATGFIVAAALVHPDRALASVKLASLLKRFKEKSFARGACREQMDTCESIGLSREQFLGIALASMQERAREIGL